In a single window of the Borreliella spielmanii genome:
- a CDS encoding P13 family porin, with product MKKKFTLILIFSFLSNLYANMDRKLKKEIKNNNAYAEKYLSSVSFIPESEIGYYPGYYSLYPYTYPRYHHTYEPELMAFFLNMVIPLGIGSFSQGDYIGGGSVLGFSLLGMTLIVTGFFNMPEYGNNDKTKLRTGYTLMGIGALTLLTSYITSLIIPFIFANKKDKEIGKKSGISLAGFEPNFDIGINGFQLKFKKNY from the coding sequence ATGAAAAAAAAATTCACATTAATACTAATTTTTAGTTTTCTATCCAATTTATATGCTAACATGGATAGAAAACTAAAAAAAGAGATAAAAAATAATAACGCATATGCTGAAAAATATCTTTCAAGCGTATCTTTCATCCCAGAATCAGAAATTGGATATTATCCAGGATATTATTCATTATATCCGTACACATATCCAAGATACCACCATACATATGAGCCCGAATTAATGGCATTTTTCCTTAACATGGTAATTCCTTTGGGAATAGGATCCTTTTCCCAAGGAGATTATATTGGTGGTGGATCAGTACTTGGATTCAGTTTGCTGGGGATGACCCTTATAGTAACCGGATTTTTTAATATGCCTGAGTATGGTAATAACGATAAGACAAAACTAAGAACTGGATATACACTAATGGGAATAGGAGCGCTCACACTTTTGACATCCTATATAACCTCGCTTATTATTCCATTTATATTTGCAAATAAAAAAGATAAAGAAATTGGAAAAAAATCAGGCATTTCGCTTGCGGGTTTTGAACCAAATTTTGATATTGGAATAAACGGATTCCAGCTCAAGTTTAAAAAAAATTATTAA
- a CDS encoding CRASP family complement regulator-acquiring lipoprotein produces the protein MKNNIILCMCVFLLLNSCGADHATETAIKKHIDKTENANISETKNLIEIIKTTIDKNKLPPIEPEESQETVDSESDGEVFTIDKRAFDFINTFLTNDELDEFTTIFHKPKLQSPGQILNSIAILELNLERIINHLSLETDALDKVKISDLKKIGNSLEQFFSIRKIVSTEIKQILLDYRENKNSIKTDYSKLETYLSEKLNRFNEKKKENDNLKTTILSISISGIVD, from the coding sequence ATGAAAAACAACATAATTTTATGTATGTGTGTTTTTTTGCTTTTAAATAGTTGTGGTGCCGATCATGCCACTGAAACAGCAATAAAAAAACATATTGATAAAACAGAAAATGCTAATATTAGCGAAACAAAAAATTTAATAGAGATAATTAAAACAACTATAGACAAAAATAAATTACCACCAATTGAGCCAGAAGAAAGTCAAGAAACTGTAGATAGCGAAAGTGATGGAGAAGTTTTTACAATAGATAAAAGAGCTTTTGATTTTATAAATACTTTTTTAACAAATGATGAACTTGATGAATTTACAACAATATTTCATAAACCGAAATTACAATCGCCGGGTCAGATTCTAAATAGCATAGCAATTTTAGAACTTAACCTAGAAAGAATAATTAATCACTTATCTTTAGAAACAGATGCTTTAGATAAGGTAAAAATCTCAGATTTAAAAAAGATAGGGAATTCTCTTGAACAATTTTTCTCTATAAGGAAAATTGTTTCAACAGAAATAAAACAGATTTTATTAGATTATCGGGAAAATAAAAATTCTATAAAAACAGATTATTCTAAGCTAGAAACCTATTTGAGTGAAAAATTAAATCGGTTTAATGAGAAAAAAAAAGAGAATGATAATCTAAAAACAACCATATTATCAATATCTATTTCCGGCATTGTGGATTAA
- a CDS encoding virulence associated lipoprotein has translation MKYYIIICMFIFLFLNACSLDFDTKHKDIKSPSNKKSKPSTEEGPGREELKPGTEEGLNKEIKNKLLNGLKNLIETANTHKEKYIKRMEEEPSDQYGMPFNGLNWGPGTEDISSNTVRSINYRRYTYTLLSDIDTKELKEFANILTLATAYSMYNLFSTLGVDLDIVTNRLYPKKDTLNKLDTSDLQKLKNSLEKILSIIKNISEMSKQLLLDYQNDTNLIKTDVNKLKSHVSALYNQFKEKAEESDKLQKTVISLIKTL, from the coding sequence ATGAAATACTACATAATTATATGTATGTTTATTTTTCTATTTTTAAATGCTTGCAGTCTAGATTTTGATACCAAACACAAAGATATTAAATCTCCATCTAATAAGAAATCAAAGCCTAGCACAGAAGAAGGCCCTGGCAGAGAGGAATTAAAGCCTGGCACAGAAGAAGGCCTAAATAAAGAAATAAAAAACAAACTACTTAATGGTTTAAAAAATTTAATAGAAACAGCTAACACACATAAAGAAAAGTATATAAAAAGAATGGAAGAAGAGCCTTCTGATCAATATGGAATGCCTTTTAATGGTTTGAATTGGGGACCAGGCACAGAAGATATATCCAGCAATACTGTTAGATCTATAAACTATAGAAGATATACTTATACTCTTTTAAGTGATATTGATACTAAGGAATTAAAGGAATTTGCAAATATTTTAACTCTGGCAACAGCATATAGTATGTACAACCTATTTAGCACCCTTGGAGTCGATCTTGACATAGTAACTAATCGCTTATACCCCAAAAAAGATACTCTAAATAAACTAGACACTTCAGATTTACAGAAACTTAAAAATTCACTTGAAAAAATATTATCTATAATAAAAAATATCTCAGAAATGTCAAAACAACTCTTATTAGATTATCAAAATGACACAAATCTTATAAAAACAGATGTTAATAAGCTTAAATCTCATGTAAGTGCTCTTTATAATCAATTTAAAGAAAAAGCTGAAGAATCAGACAAGCTACAAAAAACGGTCATATCATTAATAAAGACCCTTTAA
- a CDS encoding CRASP family complement regulator-acquiring lipoprotein, with translation MKYYIITSIFIFLFLNACSLDFDTKHKDIKSPSNKELKLGIEEDLNKEIKNKLLNDLKNLIETANAHKEKYIKIMKKELSNQYGMNFTKLGWGPGKEKVSDNTERSIKFRRHTYTLLSAIDIKELKEFADIMKLSTKEDVIYNLFSSLGVDLDIVTNRLYPKKDTLDKLDTSDLQKLKNSLEKILSIIKNISEMSKQLLLDY, from the coding sequence ATGAAATACTATATAATTACAAGTATATTTATTTTTCTATTTTTAAATGCTTGCAGTCTAGATTTTGATACTAAACACAAAGATATTAAATCTCCATCTAATAAGGAATTAAAGCTTGGCATAGAAGAAGACCTAAATAAAGAAATAAAAAACAAACTACTTAATGATTTAAAAAATTTAATAGAAACAGCTAACGCACATAAAGAAAAGTATATAAAAATAATGAAAAAAGAACTTTCTAACCAATATGGAATGAATTTTACTAAGCTTGGTTGGGGACCGGGCAAAGAAAAGGTGTCTGACAATACTGAGAGATCTATAAAATTTAGAAGACATACTTATACTCTTTTAAGTGCTATTGATATTAAGGAATTAAAGGAATTTGCAGATATTATGAAACTATCGACAAAAGAAGACGTGATATACAACCTATTTAGCAGCCTTGGAGTCGATCTTGACATAGTAACTAATCGCTTATACCCCAAAAAAGATACTCTAGATAAACTAGACACTTCAGATTTACAGAAACTTAAAAATTCACTTGAAAAAATATTATCTATAATAAAAAATATCTCAGAAATGTCAAAACAACTCTTATTAGATTATTAA
- a CDS encoding plasmid maintenance protein, with protein MQNILINPKDTPCQNKLQHKLIVFISTLKYINSKYKKYTQSNILYYFNENLKRNGQLTVKLKTMQNYLYKLEKEIKVTTNYHKHLGVNCGTEIYYKLNYPKKECYLKINKYFKEKKDIRFQTRVNRYLKDKFTKEGNLNLEECINNNNNNIKEEKENGEIEKYQLKKYFNKCNFLSKKVLPILNLNISKDKLIEIMKIIKRIEINLIKNKNNNNNINKICFKKKQTKLKKILDNIQKELETKGYNVQQLKTHIQNIYKNYKFKPHFIIENQKYKDLNNIKQKLEKSIERKKESSLKNYNHIKINIFSILIEQLKKESTIEILKPIIKTYLNSIKKLEYNKVFNTYYYELLETIKKEKIS; from the coding sequence ATGCAAAATATACTCATTAACCCTAAAGACACACCTTGCCAGAACAAATTACAGCATAAATTAATAGTTTTTATCTCAACACTGAAATACATAAATAGTAAATATAAAAAATACACCCAAAGTAATATACTTTATTACTTTAATGAAAATTTAAAAAGAAATGGCCAGTTAACTGTTAAACTAAAGACAATGCAAAATTATCTTTACAAATTAGAAAAAGAAATAAAAGTCACAACCAACTACCATAAACACCTGGGAGTAAATTGTGGAACTGAAATTTACTACAAACTTAATTACCCCAAAAAAGAATGCTACCTTAAAATCAATAAATATTTTAAAGAGAAGAAAGATATAAGATTCCAAACAAGAGTTAATAGATATCTTAAAGATAAATTTACTAAAGAAGGGAATCTAAATTTAGAGGAGTGTATTAATAATAATAATAATAATATAAAAGAAGAAAAAGAAAATGGCGAAATAGAAAAGTATCAACTAAAAAAATATTTTAATAAATGTAATTTTTTATCAAAAAAAGTTCTTCCTATTTTGAATTTGAATATTAGTAAGGATAAATTAATTGAAATAATGAAAATTATAAAAAGAATTGAAATTAACTTAATAAAAAACAAAAATAATAATAATAATATAAATAAAATTTGCTTTAAAAAAAAGCAGACAAAATTAAAGAAAATATTAGATAATATTCAAAAAGAATTAGAAACAAAGGGTTATAATGTTCAACAATTAAAAACTCATATCCAAAACATATACAAAAATTACAAATTTAAACCCCATTTTATCATTGAAAATCAAAAATATAAAGACCTTAATAACATAAAACAAAAGCTAGAAAAATCAATTGAAAGAAAAAAAGAAAGTTCACTAAAAAATTATAATCATATAAAAATAAATATTTTTAGCATACTTATTGAACAATTAAAAAAAGAATCCACAATAGAAATTTTAAAGCCAATTATAAAAACCTATTTAAATAGTATAAAGAAATTAGAATATAACAAAGTATTTAACACTTATTATTATGAATTATTAGAAACGATAAAAAAAGAAAAAATTTCTTAA
- a CDS encoding DUF226 domain-containing protein produces the protein MESVLKSTQIEKTRIKCKNKNRFIKIEKQNGKTIYHTKIMMDIYKLGIDNKRNECRISLRTLFNQMKVEEVRLYSVKEGDQFLGIYYGYRKPIKNIFVKYETNGIIKSYGLSKAYYIEFRFKKGSVFCYFKGLLRLLKKEKSNTPYNIACIDMFTKLEKHVYEFYDKEYPEEGILIRWIEKNQK, from the coding sequence ATGGAAAGCGTGCTTAAATCTACACAAATAGAAAAAACAAGAATTAAATGTAAAAATAAAAATCGTTTCATAAAGATCGAAAAACAAAATGGTAAAACCATATACCATACAAAAATAATGATGGACATTTACAAACTCGGAATTGATAATAAAAGAAATGAATGTCGTATATCATTGAGAACTTTATTTAATCAAATGAAAGTTGAAGAAGTTCGTTTATATTCTGTAAAAGAAGGAGATCAATTTCTAGGAATTTATTATGGTTATAGAAAACCAATAAAAAATATTTTTGTAAAATATGAAACAAATGGAATCATAAAATCATATGGATTATCAAAAGCATACTACATAGAATTTAGATTTAAAAAAGGAAGTGTTTTTTGCTATTTTAAGGGATTGCTTCGTTTGTTAAAAAAAGAAAAATCAAATACACCCTATAATATAGCATGTATTGATATGTTTACAAAATTAGAAAAACATGTATATGAATTTTATGATAAAGAATATCCAGAAGAAGGAATACTTATAAGATGGATAGAAAAAAACCAAAAATAA
- a CDS encoding ParA family protein has protein sequence MDRKKPKIITIASLKGGVGKSTTSIILANLLAQKYKVLLIDIDDQAATTSYYYNELETKNFDVSKINIGNVIKDGMDINKSIINVDNNIALIPSYITVDELNGDYYYDNRHLSIEFSLKTKLNSIIDNYDYVIIDTNPKRNFTLKISLISSNYVISPMTAEKWAVEGFETLRRFIKEVAGIPVFITVTRFKKNVTHKQLMEIVSMKNGFLGCISEREDLNKRIGCNEKFDFTKDYIIEYKKILETFLGKL, from the coding sequence ATGGATAGAAAAAAACCAAAAATAATAACCATTGCAAGCCTTAAAGGTGGTGTTGGGAAAAGTACAACCTCAATAATACTTGCAAATTTATTAGCACAGAAGTATAAAGTACTTTTAATAGATATAGATGATCAGGCTGCTACTACAAGCTATTATTATAATGAATTGGAAACAAAAAATTTTGATGTTTCTAAAATAAATATAGGAAATGTTATAAAAGATGGTATGGATATTAATAAAAGTATTATTAATGTTGATAATAATATAGCTTTGATACCTAGTTATATAACAGTTGATGAATTAAATGGAGATTATTATTATGATAACCGACACCTATCTATTGAATTTTCATTAAAGACAAAATTAAATTCTATAATAGATAACTATGATTATGTCATAATTGATACTAATCCCAAAAGGAATTTTACATTAAAGATTTCTCTAATTAGTAGCAACTATGTAATATCTCCAATGACAGCAGAAAAATGGGCAGTTGAAGGATTTGAAACATTGAGAAGGTTTATAAAAGAAGTGGCTGGAATACCGGTGTTTATTACTGTAACAAGATTTAAAAAAAATGTTACCCATAAACAATTAATGGAAATAGTAAGTATGAAAAATGGGTTTTTAGGATGTATAAGCGAAAGGGAAGATTTAAATAAAAGAATAGGGTGTAATGAAAAATTTGATTTTACAAAAGACTATATTATTGAATATAAAAAAATATTGGAAACTTTTTTAGGGAAATTATAA
- a CDS encoding chromosome replication/partitioning protein, with amino-acid sequence MNKKSVNLKINKRISENSLNYILDQSNENQRKEEFEQLITQLRNNIKSEIYNIIDTMKILKKINDKKLYVEGGYKSFKNFLSDFKLAKTQSYEYIRLATAVETGLLEENFITSNGIRASIRYVKNKTSGIIKKSKQNSIKPLRFQLKSQESYDFYKSNANFTNFMMNEIFENQKDFLNKLFKRYQDQKDNKKVL; translated from the coding sequence ATGAATAAAAAAAGTGTTAATTTAAAAATTAACAAAAGAATTTCGGAAAATAGTTTAAATTATATTCTTGATCAAAGTAATGAAAATCAAAGAAAAGAAGAATTTGAACAATTGATTACACAATTAAGAAATAATATTAAATCAGAAATATATAATATTATTGATACTATGAAGATCCTTAAGAAAATAAATGACAAGAAGCTTTATGTAGAAGGAGGATATAAATCTTTTAAAAATTTTTTATCAGATTTTAAATTAGCAAAGACACAATCTTATGAATATATAAGGTTAGCCACAGCAGTTGAGACAGGGTTATTAGAAGAGAATTTTATAACTAGTAATGGAATAAGAGCCTCTATAAGATATGTTAAGAATAAAACAAGCGGAATAATAAAAAAATCAAAACAAAATTCAATAAAACCTCTAAGATTTCAGCTTAAAAGTCAAGAAAGTTATGATTTTTATAAAAGTAATGCTAACTTTACAAATTTTATGATGAATGAGATTTTTGAAAATCAAAAAGATTTTCTTAATAAACTTTTTAAAAGATATCAAGATCAAAAGGATAATAAGAAAGTTTTATAA
- a CDS encoding P52 family lipoprotein — MSLGSARSKKLIKLFCRIERKKNNLFKVKLCGALYHHIKSIFS; from the coding sequence TTGAGCTTAGGTTCTGCAAGATCTAAAAAATTAATTAAGTTGTTTTGTAGGATAGAAAGAAAGAAAAATAATTTATTTAAAGTTAAACTTTGTGGTGCGTTGTATCACCACATAAAAAGTATATTCTCCTAA
- a CDS encoding Mlp family lipoprotein: MANDRKFNKFLQYDESKIKPTLDHINKGLDKYTERQCR; encoded by the coding sequence TTGGCTAATGATAGAAAATTTAATAAATTTTTACAATATGATGAATCTAAAATAAAACCAACGCTTGATCACATAAACAAAGGACTTGATAAATATACTGAAAGGCAATGCAGATAA